Part of the Triticum urartu cultivar G1812 chromosome 2, Tu2.1, whole genome shotgun sequence genome, GGAAGTATAAGTCTTGGTCTTATTAGCGGCTACACCCTCCACAACTCTTTCTTTTCACAACACGAACCCAACTGTTTTTTGTCCAAAATCTACACGTTCGTGTTTCGTCCAAAATTAATTCGAAAATTGCAAGACTTTCTGGCTGTGTTTCCGGGTGCCACCCCGCTGCTGCCGTCGCCACGCGCCAACTGCCGCCCGTCCACATCGCGTGCTCCGTCCCCCACGCGGCCACACCACACGAGACACCACAGTACACCGCACAGCACACTGCACGCGCCTCCGGCCTCCGCTCCGCCTCAGCCATGGTGTCCCTCCGCTTCCCCGCCGCCACCTTCGCCCACCTCCCCACCCCGCCGCCTCCCCACCgtgccgccatcgccgccgcaaTTGCCGCCGCCGCGGCTGCGGCAGCCGCAGCCGGCTTCGCCCTGACCGCCAAATCTGCCGGTCGGCCGCTCCCGCGCCCGTCACACTCTGCACCCCTCTGGGCCTCCCTCTCCCTTGCCGACAGCGGCGCCCCCGGCAACGTCGAGCCCCGCACCGGCGCCGCATTCCCCGCCGAGACCGCCGGCGGGCGCCGCCTCCTCGGCGTTGGCCTCCGTAAGACCACCATCCTCGGCCTCAAGTCCATCGACGTCTACGCGTTCGGTAACCTACTAATCAAATTTCCTTCCTTTTTTTACATTGACACCTCTAGTCGCATCGCATATCTAATGTAGAAAAGGAAACTGCAACATCGACACAGATCGTAAAATGCTGTAAACTGCAACGCCGAGAAGAGATTGTGAAATGTTGCTCTGTGCAGGCGTTTATGCGGATGACAGCGATCTGAAGCAGCTGAGGGACAAGTACCAGAAGCTTCCCATCTCTGATCTGAAGGAAAATGATGAGCTGATCAACGATGCACTAGAGCGTGACATTCGTATGACGGTCAGGCTTCAGATAGTTTATGGGAGGCTGAGCATTGGCTCAGTTCGGAGCGCTTTTGAGAAGAGTGTAGGAAGCAGGCTTCAGAAGTTTGGGGGGTCAGACACCAAAGAGTTGCTTCAGAGGTAAATGCAATTCTGGCTCTTGATGATGTGCTCTTGTTGAGAGAAGCAAATATACATCCTTGATACTGGTTTGCAGTTGCAGACTGGCTGGATGCAGTGCTGTCTTCATCCTATGTTTGATTTAGTTATAATTTTTAACCACAGTTATGAATAGTGCCATGGTTATCAAGTTCAGTTTAGGATTGGCAAAAGGAACTAGATATCTATATTGCATTTAGTTTCAAACTGGACCTAGAAAGATTTTAGGATGCATATTACATGAATCTCGTGAAGACTCGAACCATTTTTTAGTTAGGTTGTGTGTAATCGAACTGGCCATTATTTTTGCTGTGGAGTGTTCACTTTTCTGAAGTTTTGGAGCTCAGGTGGTCGGATTACCTTAATGGCACTTTTTTTTTGAAAGAGAAAGATGGCTCAAGGCCATCTTTATATTTCAAAGCAGGCTGAAGCCTGGAGTTGTGAACAAAGTCTTGCTAAATGCACCATGGTGCATGGCCACAAGCAGCCTAGAAGGGGGGTGGGGTGGATACATGAGAGGGGGAGGAGGATAGATGCATGCAAGCTTGCATGCGACAGCTTTGCTCTACCCTAAAAAAAATTACGACCCAAGCATCACAGCCCAAGTGTGCAGATCCTCTTTGTCACACTGTTTTGAAGCTCTGCTGGCCCATAAACGTAGCAAGTTAGCAGCATAGGATCGAATGTGGGTCACGCTCCATCTGTTGTCGTTAAAGGTCCGATCATTCCTGGCATGCCACAGAGCGACAGCAGATGCGGCAAAGGCAACAGTCCATTTACTGTTGAACTGTAACTGGCTGGCAGCCGCAGTGACGAAAGACTGGATATCTGGGAAGGAGCAAGCTAGGGTGGCCAGCAGCAATTTATCCCATATTGCATTGACATACCGGCATCTTAGCACGAGATGATGGACAGTTTCCAAGGCTGGGCAGAGGTCACAGCATGCGGAGGGAGACACTGCAGTCCAGCCTTTCTTTGTCATGAAATCCCTGGTGTTGAGACGGCCCCAAAGAAGCAACCAGAGGAAGATCCTGTATTTGAGTGGTATGATTGGATCCCAGACCCAGCAAGCATACTCCCAACGCACACCTCTGAAGTTAAGCAGACTGTAAAAATGGCCTGTGCTGAGCTGTTTTCCAAGGAAGAGCGGTGTGCGGGAATCAGGCCTGGAGTTGTCGGGGGTGACATGCACAATCAACTGCATGAGCTGCGTAAGCTGTAGGGCTGCAGTGTGTGTCAGGTTTGGATGCAGAGACAAGCGCCGGCCCTCCTCTTCATACTGCGACTGCACGGAGCAGAAAGGGTTGCGAGCAAAGGAGAACAGCACCGGGAGAAGCAGTCGCAGCCTGCCTTCAGGAAGCCACTGATCGTGCCAGAAAGAAACAAGGGCGCCACTTCCGACAACGCATCTCGAAGAagagatgactagagggatgcaGGCCTTGAAACCTTTCCAAACGGCAGTGTCCCGCGCTCTGGTATCATGAGGTAGAGAAGCACTGCAGTACTGGGAAGCGAACCAACGGTAGCATGGGATGTCGGATGACTGAAGAATTCTGGCCACGAACTTACATATCATAGCCTTGTTGGGTGCCTCCAGATTTATAATCCCCAACCCACCGTTGATCCGAGGCACCACAACTTTACTCCAAGCCATATTGCACTGCCCTCCTTTCACCTTGTTCTTGCCCTGCCAGAAGAAGGCACGAAGCAGGCCCTCTAGCTTATCCAGCGATTCCTTGGGCTAAGGGAAACATTGCATGAAGTATGTAGGGATGCCAGCTAAAACTGAGTTGATAAGAGTGAGCCTACCACCCCAGGATAGAAAGGAGGCCAGCCAACCAGAAAGCCTACGATCAACTCTGTGAATGACTGGCAGCAGCATTCCATGCTTAATTTTATGAACGGACAGAGGCAGCCTGAGGTAGTTGCATGGGAAAGAGGACACCGGGCACCCTAACAGAGAGGCGATCTCAACG contains:
- the LOC125536549 gene encoding fatty-acid-binding protein 1 — encoded protein: MVSLRFPAATFAHLPTPPPPHRAAIAAAIAAAAAAAAAAGFALTAKSAGRPLPRPSHSAPLWASLSLADSGAPGNVEPRTGAAFPAETAGGRRLLGVGLRKTTILGLKSIDVYAFGVYADDSDLKQLRDKYQKLPISDLKENDELINDALERDIRMTVRLQIVYGRLSIGSVRSAFEKSVGSRLQKFGGSDTKELLQSFVSLFKDEYKLPKGSVIELSRESNHVLKISIEGEDVGSIQNKLLCQSILDLYIGDDPFDKNAKNNIQGSLASILKA